A portion of the Juglans microcarpa x Juglans regia isolate MS1-56 chromosome 1D, Jm3101_v1.0, whole genome shotgun sequence genome contains these proteins:
- the LOC121242510 gene encoding glycine-rich protein 23-like produces the protein MAHSGCLVVFFLCTFLASGLVLADVGGVEDDKHLIHRPHLYKTTGLGRGIFKKGFRHGRFGRGGLGGGGGLGGGGGLGGGGGLGGGGGLGGGAGGGFGGGAGGGGGLGGGGGLGGGGGLGGGAGGGLGGGFGGGSGGGIGGGAGGGGGLGGGGGLGGGGGAGAGGGFGAGGGAGGGGGLGGGGGLGGGGGGGLGGGAGGGAGAGFGGGAGGGGGLGGGAGGGGGLGGGAGSGGGFGAGGGFGKGGGVGGGLGGGGGGGGGFGGGGGLGAGGGFGSGGGAGFGGGH, from the coding sequence ATGGCTCACTCGGGCTGTCTTGTGGTTTTTTTCTTGTGCACTTTCCTTGCGAGTGGTTTGGTGTTGGCTGATGTTGGAGGGGTTGAGGATGACAAGCACTTGATTCACCGTCCGCATTTGTACAAGACGACAGGTCTAGGTCGTGGGATTTTTAAGAAAGGGTTTAGACATGGAAGGTTTGGAAGAGGTGGTCTAGGTGGTGGCGGTGGCCTTGGAGGCGGTGGCGGCctaggtggtggaggtgggcttggtggtggtggtggtctaGGTGGAGGCGCGGGTGGTGGCTTTGGTGGAGGAGCTGGTGGTGGAGGGGGTctaggtggtggaggtgggctTGGTGGGGGTGGTGGTCTAGGTGGAGGAGCTGGGGGTGGTTTAGGTGGTGGCTTTGGTGGTGGTTCTGGTGGAGGCATTGGTGGAGGagctggtggtggtgggggtctaggtggtggaggtggactTGGAGGTGGTGGGGGAGCTGGAGCTGGTGGCGGGTTTGGGGCTGGTGGTGGAGCTGGTGGGGGTGGCGGGCTTGGGGGAGGTGGTGGGCTTGGTGGAGGGGGAGGTGGAGGCTTAGGTGGAGGtgctggtggtggtgcaggtgcaggatttggtggtggtgcaggtggtggtggaggtcttggtggtggtgcaggggGTGGTGGAGGccttggtggtggtgcaggtTCTGGGGGAGGGTTTGGAGCCGGAGGAGGGTTTGGCAAAGGTGGAGGTGTTGGTGGTGGACTTGGTGgcggtggaggtggaggtggtggatttggtggaggtggtggcttGGGGGCTGGTGGTGGTTTTGGTAGTGGGGGTGGTGCTGGGTTTGGAGGGGGACACTAG